CCGATCTCGGTGACGACGACCGCGTCGAGGCCCGAGCGCACGACCGACTCCATGAGCTTGAGCCGCTCCGCGGCGGACGCCAAGCCGGGGATGCCCGACCGCTCGTCGCTCACAGGCTCCTCGTTCACAGTCACGTCGTCCGCAGGCACATCGCCCCCAGGTTCGGTGATGGGCGCTCCCGAGGGTCTCCCGGGCGCTCCCGTCAAAGGGAGAGTACGCCGTGAAGGCCCTGGACACCTGCCCGATTTTCCCTCAGGTGCCGAACCGTGGCGGGTGGCGCCCCTGGTGGGCGGCGACGCCCTCGGCGAAGTCCGGTTCGCCGACCATGCGGTGCAGGTGCTCGACGGCGTTGCGGACCGAGGTGTCGAGGTCTCCGAGCACGTCGGTCCAGAGCTGGCGCTTCATGACCGCCAGCGATGACGGCGAGATCTCCGAGGCGATGCGTCGGGCGTAGTCGAGGGTCTTCGGGAGCAGCTCGTCGGGGGGCATCACCCGGTTGACGAGGCCCATGGAGGCCGCCTCTTCGGCCAGCACCACCCGGCTGGAGAACAGCAGGTCGGCGGCGTGAGCGGTCCCCACCAGGCGAGGCAGGAGCCAGGAGATCCCGTACTCCGCGGGGAGGCCGAGGCGGCCGAAGCTGGTGGTGAGCTTGGCGCCGGCGGCCGCGAAGCGGATGTCGGCGAAGCAGGCGAGGACGAACCCGACTCCAGCCGCGGGGCCGTTGACGGCGGCGATCACCGGCTTGGTGAGCCCGAGGTGGAAGGCGTGGGGGTGGTCGAAGTCTGGGCGGACCCCGAAGCCGGGCTCCGCCGGCGGCGCCGTGACCCCGGTGTCGTAGGCGCCCGACTCGACCATGCCGTCGAGGGCAGCGGTGTCGGCGCCGGCGCAGAAACCCCGTCCGGCACCGGTCACCACGACGACGCGCACCGCCTCGTCGGCCTCGGCGCTGGCCATGGCCCAGCGGTACTCCGCCTCCATGCGACCGGTCCAGGCGTTGAGCCGCTCGGGGCGGTTGAGGGTGACGGTGGCCACGCCGTCAGCGACCTCGAAGCGGATGGTGCGCAGGTCCATCACCGGATGCTGGCACGCCGAGCCGGCGGCTGCGTCAGCAGTGCAAGAGCGCGGCGAGGCAGGCGTCGGCCAGCTCCGGCCTGCAGATGAGGAGGTCGGGGAGCCAGGGGTCGGCGTGGTTGTAGGTGAGCGGTGAGCCGTCGATGCGCGACACGTGCAGACCGGCGGCGGCGGCGACGCCGGTGGGCGCGGCGGAGTCCCACTCGTACATCCCGCCGGCGTGGGCGTAGGCGTCGACGTCGCCGCGCACCACCGCCATGGCCTTGGCACCAGCGGAACCCATCGGCACGAGCTCGGCGTCGAGTGCCTCGGCCACGACGGTCGAAGCCAGCGGCCGGCGGGTACGGCTGGTCGCCACCCGGAGCCGTCGGTCGCCGGCCGGCGGGGGGGTGGGAGCCGGGTCGGTGGCGAACACGAGGTCCTCGGCCGGCAGGGCCACGGCTGCGGCGGCGACGCTTCCGCCCACGGCCAGGGCGATGTGCACGGCCCAGTCGACGCGACCGGGCTCGCCGAACTCGCGGGTGCCGTCGAGCGGGTCGACCACCCACACGCGGTCGAGGGCGAGGCGGCCGCGGTCGTCGTGGCCCTCCTCGGAGAGCAGCCCGTCGTGGGGGCGCTCCTCGCGGAGGCGCCCGGCGATGAACACATGCGCCCGTCGGTCGCCCTCGTCCTTCACCAACTGCGGGTGGCGGCCCCCGGAAGCGCGAAGCTCGAGGAGGACCTTGCCTGCGGTCCCCGCGAGCTCCGCTGCCAGCGCGTGGTCGGCGGCCGGGACCGGGGTCGGGGGTGGTGCAGCCGGGGGCATGGGGGAGGACGGTACCCGGCGCCAATGTTGAGTGATCCGGTCAGGTATCGCTACCCTCGCCCCATCGACACCGCCACCGCCCCCCCAGTGAGCTACGAGCTCTCCCACCTGCGTGCCCTCGAGTCCGAGGCCGTGCACATCTTCCGCGAGGTCGCGGCCGAGCTCGAGCGCCCCTGCGTCCTCTTCTCCGGGGGCAAGGACTCGATCGTGATGCTCCGGGTCGCCGAGAAGGCGTTCTGGCCGGCGAAGATCCCGTTCGCGGTCATGCACGTCGACACCGGACGCAACTTCCCCGAGGTCCTCGAGTTCCGCGACCGCCGCGTGGACGAGCTGGGCGTCGAGCTCACCGTGGCCTCCGTGCAGGCCTCGATCGACGGCGGTCGGGTGGCCGAGGAGACCGGCCCGCGGGCCACGCGCAACCGACTCCAGACCACCACGCTGCTCGACGCCATCGAGGAGCACGCCTTCGACGCCGTGTTCGGCGGTGCCCGGCGCGACGAGGAGAAGGCCCGTGCCAAGGAGCGGGTGTACTCCCACCGGGACGACTTCGGCCAGTGGGATCCGAAGAACCAGCGCCCCGAGCTCTGGTCGCTCTACAACGGCCGCCACCGTCGAGGTGAGCACATCCGCATCTTCCCCCTGAGCAACTGGACCGAGCTCGACATCTGGCAGTACATCGCCGAGGAGGGCCTCGAGATCCCCTCGATCTACTATGCCCACCGCCGAGAGGTCGTGCGCCGGGACGGCATGCTCATGGGCCTCGGTGAGCACGTGGCGGCGTGGGAGGGCGAGGAGCCCTGCGAGGCGCTCGTGCGCTACCGCACCGTCGGCGACGCCGACTGCACCGCCGCGGTCGAGTCGGCGGCGGCCACGGTGGAGGACGTCATCATCGAGGTCGCTGCCACCCGGCTCACCGAGCGGGGCGCCACCAGGGCCGACGACAAGTTCTCGGAAGCCGCCATGGAGGACCGCAAGAAGGAGGGCTATTTCTGATCATGGAGCTCCTTCGGTTTGCCACCGCCGGGTCGGTCGACGACGGCAAGTCCACCCTGATCGGGCGCCTGCTCTACGACTCCAAGGCCATCTTCGAGGACCAGCTGGCGGCGGTGGAGCGCTCGTCGCGCCAGCGGGGAGAGGAGACCAACCTCGCCCTGCTCACCGACGGCCTGCGCGCCGAGCGCGAGCAGGGCATCACCATCGACGTGGCCTACCGCTACTTCGCCACCCCCAAGCGCAAGTTCATCATCGCCGACACCCCCGGCCACGTGCAGTACACGCGCAACATGGTCACCGGCGCATCCACCGCCGACCTGGCGCTGGTCCTGATCGACGCCCGCAAGGGCATCGTCGAGCAGTCGCGGCGCCATGCCTTCCTCGCCTCGCTCCTGCGGGTCCCGCACCTGGTGGTCTGCGTCAACAAGATGGACCTCGTCGGCTGGGACCAGGAGGTGTTCGAGGCCATCAAGGCCGAGTTCCGTGCCTTCGCCATGCGCCTCGACGTCACCGACCTGAGCTTCGTGCCCATCTCGGCTCTGCTCGGCGACAACGTGGTGCACCGCTCGGCGAACATGGACTGGTACGAGGGCGGGTCGCTGCTGCACCACCTCGAGGAGGTCCACATCGCCTCCGACCGCAACATGATCGACGTCCGCTTCCCGGTGCAATACGTGATCCGTCCCCGCGATGACGCCCACCACGACTACCGCGGCTACGCGGGGACGGTGGCGGGCGGTGTGCTCAAGCCCGGCGACGACGTGGTGGTGCTCCCGTCCGGCCTGCCCACGACCATCACTGCCATCGACACCGCCGACGGACCCGTGGCCGAGGCGTTCTCGCCGATGTCGGTCACCATCCGCCTCGCCGACGACCTCGACGTGGGCCGCGGCGACATGATCTGCCGCCCGCACAACCGCCCCGACGTGTCGCAGGACATCGATGCCACGCTGTGCTGGATGGCCGAGACACCGATGCAGCTCCGCGGCAAGTACACCGTCAAGCACACCACCCGGGTGGCGAGGGCCATGGTGTCGGAGCTTTCGTACCGCCTCGACGTCAACACGCTCCATCGCGACGAGTCCGCTTCCACCCTTGGGCTCAACGAGATCGGTCGGGTGAGCCTGCGCACCACCGTCCCGCTGCTGCACGACGCCTACCGTCGCAACCGCACCACCGGGAGCTTCATCCTCATCGACGAGGTCACCAACGCCACGGTGGCCGCCGGCATGATCCTCGACCGCCCCACGTGACCGGCAACACCAGCCGGAACCTGACCTGGCACGAGCCCGAGCTGGCGCGGGGCGAGCGGTGGGCGGCGCTCGGCCTGGTGGGGGCGACCGTGTGGTTCACCGGCCTGTCGGGCTCGGGGAAGTCGACGGTGGCGGCCGCGGTAGAGCGCCTGCTGGTCGAGTCCGGCAGGCCCGCCTACCTCCTCGACGGCGACAACGTCCGCCACGGTCTCAGTGCCGACCTGGGGTTCTCTGACGACGACCGGACCGAGAACGTCCGGCGGGTGGGCGAGGTCGCCCGCCTCCTCGCCGACGCCGGGATGGTGGCGCTGGTGCCGGTGATCAGTCCGTTCCGGGCGGGGCGCGACGCCGTGCGGGCAGCCCACGCCGCTGCCGAGCTGCCCTTCGTCGAGGTGTTCGTGGACACGCCGATCGAGGAGTGCGAGCGGCGCGACCCCAAGGGTCTCTACGCCAAGGCGCGGGCCGGCCAGCTGACCGGCTTCACCGGCATCGACAGCCCCTACGAAGCGCCGGCGGCGCCCGACCTGCGCCTCACCCCGGCCGATGGCGACCCGGTGGCGCAGGCCGCCCTGGTCGTCGCTGGTCTCTGAGCGCGACGCCCCACCCACTCCCCGTGACGTGACCCGGGACAGGCTTGACGACCGACCACTTTTCGTGAAGCCTGTCGCCGCTGGGTCGGGGTGCTTCCGCCGTGCACCCTGGCCCAGCATCTTCGCGCCCAGGGTTCGGCGGGGATGCTGCCCGGCAGCTCCCCCTACGTGCGTGCCAGTGGCTTGTACTTGATGCGGTGGGGCTGGTCGGCGTCGGCGCCGAGGCGCTTGCGGCGGTCGGCCTCGTAGTCGCTGAAGTTGCCCTCGAACCACCGCACCTCGGAGTTGCCCTCGAAGGCGAGCACGTGGGTGGCCACCCGGTCGAGGAACCACCGGTCGTGACTGATGACGACCGCGCAGCCGGCGAACGACAGGAGCGCGTCCTCGAGTGCCCGGAGGGTGTCGACGTCGAGGTCGTTGGTGGGCTCGTCGAGCAGGAGCACGTTGCCGCCGCTGAGCAGCTGCTTGGCCAGGTGGAGGCGGTTGCGCTCG
The Acidimicrobiales bacterium DNA segment above includes these coding regions:
- a CDS encoding enoyl-CoA hydratase-related protein; this translates as MDLRTIRFEVADGVATVTLNRPERLNAWTGRMEAEYRWAMASAEADEAVRVVVVTGAGRGFCAGADTAALDGMVESGAYDTGVTAPPAEPGFGVRPDFDHPHAFHLGLTKPVIAAVNGPAAGVGFVLACFADIRFAAAGAKLTTSFGRLGLPAEYGISWLLPRLVGTAHAADLLFSSRVVLAEEAASMGLVNRVMPPDELLPKTLDYARRIASEISPSSLAVMKRQLWTDVLGDLDTSVRNAVEHLHRMVGEPDFAEGVAAHQGRHPPRFGT
- a CDS encoding 3'(2'),5'-bisphosphate nucleotidase CysQ, whose product is MPPAAPPPTPVPAADHALAAELAGTAGKVLLELRASGGRHPQLVKDEGDRRAHVFIAGRLREERPHDGLLSEEGHDDRGRLALDRVWVVDPLDGTREFGEPGRVDWAVHIALAVGGSVAAAAVALPAEDLVFATDPAPTPPPAGDRRLRVATSRTRRPLASTVVAEALDAELVPMGSAGAKAMAVVRGDVDAYAHAGGMYEWDSAAPTGVAAAAGLHVSRIDGSPLTYNHADPWLPDLLICRPELADACLAALLHC
- the cysD gene encoding sulfate adenylyltransferase subunit CysD yields the protein MSYELSHLRALESEAVHIFREVAAELERPCVLFSGGKDSIVMLRVAEKAFWPAKIPFAVMHVDTGRNFPEVLEFRDRRVDELGVELTVASVQASIDGGRVAEETGPRATRNRLQTTTLLDAIEEHAFDAVFGGARRDEEKARAKERVYSHRDDFGQWDPKNQRPELWSLYNGRHRRGEHIRIFPLSNWTELDIWQYIAEEGLEIPSIYYAHRREVVRRDGMLMGLGEHVAAWEGEEPCEALVRYRTVGDADCTAAVESAAATVEDVIIEVAATRLTERGATRADDKFSEAAMEDRKKEGYF
- a CDS encoding GTP-binding protein, with protein sequence MELLRFATAGSVDDGKSTLIGRLLYDSKAIFEDQLAAVERSSRQRGEETNLALLTDGLRAEREQGITIDVAYRYFATPKRKFIIADTPGHVQYTRNMVTGASTADLALVLIDARKGIVEQSRRHAFLASLLRVPHLVVCVNKMDLVGWDQEVFEAIKAEFRAFAMRLDVTDLSFVPISALLGDNVVHRSANMDWYEGGSLLHHLEEVHIASDRNMIDVRFPVQYVIRPRDDAHHDYRGYAGTVAGGVLKPGDDVVVLPSGLPTTITAIDTADGPVAEAFSPMSVTIRLADDLDVGRGDMICRPHNRPDVSQDIDATLCWMAETPMQLRGKYTVKHTTRVARAMVSELSYRLDVNTLHRDESASTLGLNEIGRVSLRTTVPLLHDAYRRNRTTGSFILIDEVTNATVAAGMILDRPT
- the cysC gene encoding adenylyl-sulfate kinase, with product MTGNTSRNLTWHEPELARGERWAALGLVGATVWFTGLSGSGKSTVAAAVERLLVESGRPAYLLDGDNVRHGLSADLGFSDDDRTENVRRVGEVARLLADAGMVALVPVISPFRAGRDAVRAAHAAAELPFVEVFVDTPIEECERRDPKGLYAKARAGQLTGFTGIDSPYEAPAAPDLRLTPADGDPVAQAALVVAGL